One part of the Quercus lobata isolate SW786 chromosome 7, ValleyOak3.0 Primary Assembly, whole genome shotgun sequence genome encodes these proteins:
- the LOC115954063 gene encoding suppressor of disruption of TFIIS: protein MEFRQTQRPKYDCLLFDLDDTLYPLSSGLATSCRKNIEDYMVEKLGIDRSKIFDLGNLLYKNYGTTMAGLRAIGYDFDYDEYHGFVHGRLPYENLKPDPVMRSLLLSLPYRKVIFTNADKVHAVKVLNKLGLEDCFEGIICFETLNPIHKSTVSDDEDDIEFVGLSTTTTSTNTNTISSSKIFDIIGHFAQPNPSLALPKTPIVCKPSIDAIEQALKIANINPQRTLFFEDSVRNIQAGKCLGLHTVLVGTSQRVKGADYALESIHNIREAIPELLEADIKSEVAYSGKVAVETSVTA, encoded by the exons ATGGAATTCAGGCAGACTCAGAGGCCAAAATATGACTGCCTTCTGTTTG ATTTGGATGATACTCTTTATCCCCTTAGTTCTGGTCTTGCAACATCATGCCGCAAGAATATAGAAG ATTATATGGTTGAAAAGCTTGGCATAGACAGGAGCAAAATCTTTGACTTGGGTAACCTATTATATAAGAACTATGGAACAACAATGGCTGGTCTTAGg GCAATTGGCTATGACTTTGACTATGATGAATACCATGG TTTTGTTCATGGGAGATTACCCTATGAGAATTTAAAACCTGATCCAGTTATGAGAAGTCTTTTGCTGAGCCTGCCTTACCGGAAAGTT ATCTTCACAAATGCAGACAAGGTTCATGCAGTCAAAGTACTTAACAAGCTTGGATTAGAAGACTGTTTTGAAGGGATTATCTGCTTTGAGACCCTTAATCCCATTCACAAGAGCACtgtttctgatgatgaagatgacaTTGAGTTTGTGGGACTAAGCACTACTACTACTTCTACCAATACCAATACTATTAGTAGCTCTAAAATATTTGACATCATTGGGCATTTTGCTCAGCCAAACCCCAGTTTGGCATTACCAAAGACACCCATTGTCTGCAAACCATCAATAGACGCCATAGAACAGGCTCTCAAAATAGCCAATATAAACCCCCAGAGAACT TTGTTCTTTGAGGATAGTGTCCGCAACATACAAGCTGGAAAATGTTTGGGCCTTCACACCGTCTTG GTTGGCACTTCTCAGAGAGTTAAAGGTGCAGATTATGCATTAGAAAGCATTCACAACATTAGGGAAGCAATACCCGAACTCTTGGAAGCTGACATAAAATCAGAAGTTGCTTATTCAGGCAAGGTTGCAGTGGAGACTTCTGTGACAgcttaa